The following are encoded in a window of Providencia rettgeri genomic DNA:
- the lepB gene encoding signal peptidase I — MANTFALILTLATLITGIIWCLDKFKFAPARKAKLKQLQDAANGAVSDADIANAVRRPSWLETGTSIFPVLAIVLIVRSFIYEPFQIPSGSMMPTLLVGDFMLVEKFAYGLKDPITQTTLIETGKPKRGDIAVFKYPRDPNVDFVKRVIGLPGDKIVYNPDAKELTIYPNCADNKCTDNLPITYGPLNPSEWTMFLDIGSVVDSQKGNYEIPLNQELPRNALRQYERSEKLDTVEHQILIIRQAITEAKYLQPGMPLNEWIVPEKQYFMMGDNRDNSSDSRMWGFVPEQNLVGRAVFIWLSLDKQENEWPTGIRFSRIGPL; from the coding sequence ATGGCTAACACCTTTGCCTTGATCCTAACATTGGCAACTTTAATCACAGGGATCATATGGTGTTTAGATAAGTTTAAATTTGCGCCAGCGCGTAAAGCGAAACTTAAACAGTTACAGGATGCAGCAAATGGGGCTGTGAGCGATGCGGATATCGCAAATGCCGTTCGCCGTCCTTCATGGCTAGAAACGGGGACATCAATTTTCCCAGTGTTAGCTATTGTGCTGATTGTACGCTCATTTATTTATGAGCCGTTTCAAATACCATCAGGGTCGATGATGCCAACGTTATTAGTTGGTGACTTTATGTTGGTTGAGAAATTTGCATATGGTTTAAAAGATCCGATCACGCAGACGACACTTATTGAAACGGGTAAACCAAAACGGGGTGATATTGCAGTATTTAAATATCCGCGGGATCCAAATGTTGATTTTGTTAAACGTGTAATTGGTTTGCCAGGTGATAAGATTGTTTATAATCCAGATGCAAAAGAACTGACTATTTACCCAAATTGTGCTGACAACAAGTGCACCGATAATTTGCCGATCACTTATGGGCCATTGAACCCGAGTGAATGGACCATGTTCCTTGATATTGGTTCTGTTGTTGATAGCCAAAAAGGCAACTATGAAATCCCACTAAATCAGGAATTGCCAAGAAATGCCTTGCGTCAATATGAGCGCAGTGAAAAATTAGATACGGTTGAACATCAAATCCTAATTATTCGTCAGGCAATCACTGAAGCAAAATATTTACAGCCAGGTATGCCATTAAATGAATGGATTGTTCCTGAAAAACAATATTTTATGATGGGTGATAATAGGGATAATAGCTCTGATAGCCGTATGTGGGGATTTGTTCCTGAACAAAATTTAGTTGGTCGTGCGGTGTTTATCTGGCTAAGCCTCGATAAACAAGAAAATGAATGGCCAACGGGCATTCGCTTTAGTCGAATTGGTCCACTATAA